One Natrinema longum genomic window carries:
- a CDS encoding 30S ribosomal protein S14: MSESETEENDRTGEHAAKRTGQVESCQRCGREQGLVGKYDINLCRQCFREIARDMGFKKYR, encoded by the coding sequence ATGAGTGAAAGCGAAACGGAAGAAAACGACCGCACGGGCGAGCACGCGGCAAAGCGGACGGGACAGGTCGAGTCCTGTCAGCGCTGTGGCCGCGAGCAGGGACTCGTCGGGAAGTACGACATCAATCTCTGTCGGCAGTGCTTCCGCGAGATCGCCCGCGACATGGGATTCAAGAAGTACAGATAA
- a CDS encoding 30S ribosomal protein S8, with the protein MTGNDPLSNALSGLDNAESVGHLTHEVTPASNEIGSVLEVFYDRGYIDGFEYVDDGKAGQFEVELKGAINECGPIKPRYAVGSEDFEKWEKRYLPARDFGALVVTTSSGIMSHYEAREQGIGGQVIAYVY; encoded by the coding sequence ATGACCGGAAACGATCCACTCAGCAACGCGCTCTCGGGACTCGATAACGCCGAGAGTGTGGGTCATCTCACCCACGAGGTAACGCCCGCCTCGAACGAAATCGGCAGCGTGCTCGAGGTCTTCTACGACCGCGGGTACATCGACGGCTTCGAGTACGTCGACGACGGTAAAGCCGGTCAGTTCGAGGTCGAATTGAAAGGAGCGATCAACGAGTGCGGCCCCATCAAGCCCCGCTACGCCGTCGGCTCCGAGGACTTCGAGAAGTGGGAGAAGCGCTATCTCCCCGCTCGAGACTTCGGTGCGCTCGTCGTCACGACGAGCAGCGGCATTATGAGCCACTACGAGGCTCGCGAGCAGGGTATTGGGGGCCAGGTGATCGCATACGTCTACTAA
- a CDS encoding 50S ribosomal protein L32e produces the protein MADDQSNDEPQELEDISGVGASKADALRDAGFESIQDVKEADQDDLAEADGVGNALAARIKADVGDLEVTEETEAEIEDEGVEEEAEPDEDVETELQPRGLTEKTPELSDTEERLLNRRKSEGKPQFNRQDYHKKKRTPESWRRPRGQLSKQRRGVKGKGPKVQAGYRTPKAVRGKHPSGFEEVYVENTDDLEGVDGSREAVRISSSVGARKRERIEELAEEQDVRVLNPTYEEVEVESND, from the coding sequence ATGGCAGACGACCAATCCAACGACGAACCACAGGAGCTCGAGGACATCAGCGGCGTCGGCGCGAGCAAGGCAGACGCGCTTCGTGACGCCGGCTTCGAGTCCATCCAGGACGTCAAGGAAGCAGATCAGGACGACCTCGCCGAGGCCGACGGCGTCGGGAACGCACTCGCCGCCCGTATCAAGGCCGACGTCGGTGACCTCGAGGTCACCGAGGAGACCGAGGCCGAGATCGAAGACGAAGGCGTCGAGGAGGAAGCCGAACCCGACGAAGACGTCGAGACGGAACTGCAACCCCGCGGGCTGACCGAGAAGACGCCCGAACTCTCCGACACCGAGGAACGGCTCCTCAACCGTCGGAAGAGCGAGGGGAAACCGCAGTTCAACCGACAGGACTACCACAAGAAAAAGCGGACGCCGGAATCCTGGCGTCGACCCCGCGGTCAGCTGTCCAAGCAGCGCCGCGGCGTCAAGGGCAAGGGCCCGAAAGTCCAGGCCGGCTACCGCACGCCCAAAGCCGTTCGGGGCAAACACCCCAGCGGCTTCGAGGAAGTCTACGTCGAGAACACGGACGACCTCGAGGGCGTCGACGGCTCTCGCGAGGCAGTTCGGATCTCCTCCTCGGTCGGTGCGCGCAAGCGCGAACGGATCGAGGAACTCGCCGAAGAGCAGGACGTTCGCGTCCTGAATCCGACCTACGAGGAAGTCGAGGTGGAATCCAATGACTGA
- a CDS encoding 50S ribosomal protein L30, with product MKAIVQIRGEVNRQEDVQDTLKMLNIHNVNHCALVPETDTYEGMIAKVNDYVAVGEPDADVLETLLAKRAEPLEGKQADVDEEWLADNTDYDDFGALAEALLAEETTLRDEGLSPTLRLHPPRGGHDGIKKPTVEGGQLGKHTTGEINDLLESMR from the coding sequence ATGAAGGCGATCGTTCAGATTCGTGGCGAAGTCAATCGACAGGAAGACGTCCAGGATACCCTGAAGATGCTCAATATCCACAACGTCAACCACTGCGCGCTCGTCCCCGAGACCGACACCTACGAGGGGATGATCGCGAAGGTCAACGATTACGTCGCCGTCGGCGAGCCCGACGCCGACGTTCTCGAGACCCTACTCGCGAAGCGAGCCGAACCCCTCGAAGGCAAGCAGGCGGACGTCGACGAGGAGTGGCTGGCCGACAACACCGACTACGACGACTTCGGTGCACTCGCCGAGGCGCTCCTGGCAGAGGAGACGACGCTTCGTGACGAGGGCCTGTCACCGACGCTTCGACTTCACCCACCGCGGGGCGGTCACGATGGTATCAAAAAGCCGACCGTCGAGGGCGGCCAACTCGGAAAGCATACAACCGGGGAGATTAACGACCTCCTAGAATCGATGCGATAA
- a CDS encoding 50S ribosomal protein L19e, translating to MTDLSAQKRLAADVMDVGKNRVWFDPEAQGDIAEAITRDEIRELVDEGRIQADDPSGNSRGRARERNAKRAYGHQNGQGKRRGKKGARQNEKDEWQNKIRAQRRKLRELRDKGELTPTQYRQLYKKAGGGEFRSVRYLLNYIDDNYGDQ from the coding sequence ATGACTGATCTCTCAGCACAGAAACGACTCGCTGCCGACGTCATGGACGTCGGGAAGAACCGTGTCTGGTTCGATCCGGAGGCGCAGGGAGACATCGCCGAAGCGATCACGCGCGACGAGATCCGCGAACTCGTCGACGAGGGTCGCATTCAGGCCGACGACCCCTCGGGCAACTCCCGGGGCCGCGCTCGCGAACGGAACGCGAAGCGCGCCTACGGCCACCAGAACGGCCAGGGCAAGCGCCGCGGCAAGAAAGGCGCACGCCAGAACGAGAAAGACGAATGGCAGAACAAGATTCGCGCACAGCGCCGGAAGCTGCGCGAACTCCGCGACAAGGGCGAGCTGACGCCCACGCAGTACCGCCAGCTCTACAAGAAGGCCGGCGGCGGGGAGTTCCGTAGCGTCCGGTACCTGTTGAACTACATCGACGACAACTACGGTGACCAATAA
- a CDS encoding 30S ribosomal protein S5, whose product MSGNNYNDSGWEPVTRLGRMVQEGEIEDMETALNSGLPLKEPELVDQLLPGLEDEVLDINMVQRMTDSGRRVKFRCVVAVGNRDGFIGYAEGRDDQVGSAIQKAIGIAKLNMIQVPRGSGSWEDRSDRPHSLTRRTTGKAGSVEVEVIPAPEGLGLAASDTVRHVLELAGIENAWTKSHGNTRTTVNLAKATYNALENASQSRHPQRRPNREEAEVSE is encoded by the coding sequence ATGAGTGGAAACAACTACAACGACAGCGGATGGGAACCCGTCACCCGTCTCGGCCGGATGGTCCAGGAGGGCGAAATCGAGGACATGGAGACCGCCCTCAACTCGGGCCTCCCGCTGAAGGAACCCGAACTCGTCGACCAGCTCCTGCCTGGACTGGAAGACGAAGTGCTGGACATCAACATGGTCCAGCGGATGACCGACTCCGGACGACGCGTGAAGTTCCGTTGTGTCGTCGCCGTCGGCAACCGCGATGGCTTCATCGGCTACGCGGAAGGCCGCGACGACCAGGTCGGGTCCGCCATCCAGAAGGCGATCGGTATCGCGAAACTGAACATGATTCAGGTGCCCCGCGGCTCGGGCTCCTGGGAGGACCGTTCGGACCGGCCACACTCGCTGACCCGACGGACGACCGGCAAGGCCGGCTCCGTCGAAGTCGAGGTCATCCCCGCCCCCGAAGGGTTGGGGCTGGCCGCCAGTGACACCGTCCGCCACGTCCTCGAGCTGGCCGGCATCGAGAACGCCTGGACCAAGAGTCACGGCAACACTCGAACGACGGTCAATCTGGCGAAAGCCACCTACAACGCGCTCGAGAACGCCTCGCAGTCGCGCCACCCACAGCGACGACCCAACCGCGAGGAAGCTGAGGTGAGCGAGTGA
- a CDS encoding 50S ribosomal protein L6, producing the protein MRVELEIPENVSVEVDRFDVTVEGPEGTVTRRLWYPDVIVETDDDQVVIESSAEDAKTNSTVGTFESHITNAFHGVTEGWEYEMEVFYSHFPMQVRVDGDEVVIENFLGEKAPRRTTIHGETEVTVDEEQLVLSGPNKEDVGQTAADIEQLTKVRGKDTRIFQDGVYITNKPAKGGA; encoded by the coding sequence ATGCGAGTCGAACTGGAAATCCCCGAGAACGTATCCGTCGAGGTCGACCGTTTCGACGTCACCGTCGAGGGTCCGGAAGGCACCGTCACCCGGCGCCTCTGGTACCCCGACGTGATCGTCGAGACCGACGACGACCAGGTGGTCATCGAGAGCAGTGCCGAGGACGCGAAAACGAATTCGACCGTCGGCACCTTCGAGAGCCACATCACCAACGCCTTCCACGGCGTGACCGAGGGCTGGGAGTACGAGATGGAAGTCTTCTACTCTCACTTCCCGATGCAGGTCCGCGTGGACGGCGACGAGGTCGTCATCGAGAACTTCCTCGGCGAAAAGGCACCGCGACGAACGACTATCCACGGTGAGACTGAGGTTACCGTCGACGAGGAGCAACTCGTCCTTTCGGGCCCCAACAAGGAAGACGTCGGACAGACGGCTGCCGACATCGAGCAGCTGACGAAGGTCCGCGGCAAGGACACCCGAATCTTCCAGGACGGGGTCTACATCACCAACAAACCAGCCAAAGGAGGTGCCTGA
- a CDS encoding 50S ribosomal protein L18, with the protein MATGPRYKVPMRRRREVRTDYHQRLRLLKSGKPRLVARKSNKHTTAQLITPGPQGDETLASAHSSDLAEYGWDAPTSNISAAYLTGLLAGTRAVEAGLEEAVLDIGLNTATPGNKVFAVQEGAIDAGLEIPHNDSVLADWSRTRGEHIAEYAEQLDEPLYSGDFDATDLPEHFDEVREAILE; encoded by the coding sequence ATGGCGACAGGACCACGATACAAAGTACCGATGCGGCGTCGCCGTGAGGTCCGGACGGACTACCACCAGAGGTTGCGCCTGCTGAAATCGGGGAAGCCCCGCCTGGTTGCTCGCAAGAGCAACAAGCACACTACGGCGCAGCTGATCACTCCCGGACCTCAGGGAGACGAGACGCTTGCAAGCGCACACTCGAGCGATCTGGCGGAGTACGGCTGGGACGCCCCCACGAGCAACATTTCCGCGGCGTATCTGACCGGCCTGCTGGCCGGTACACGAGCCGTCGAAGCAGGCCTCGAGGAGGCGGTCCTCGATATCGGTCTCAACACGGCCACGCCCGGCAACAAGGTGTTCGCGGTACAGGAGGGCGCGATCGACGCCGGCCTCGAGATCCCGCACAACGACAGCGTGCTCGCGGACTGGTCGCGCACGCGCGGCGAGCACATCGCCGAGTACGCAGAACAGCTCGACGAGCCGCTGTACAGCGGCGATTTCGACGCAACTGACCTCCCCGAACACTTCGACGAGGTACGAGAGGCGATTCTCGAATGA
- a CDS encoding uL15m family ribosomal protein has product MTSKKRRQRGSRTHSGGSHKNRRGAGHRGGRGRAGRSKHEFHNYEPKGKHGFKRPHDIRETVAEIDVQKLDEDAILYVAEDLAEETDDGYRLDARDIVEDGHEVDKVKVLGSGQVRNTLEVTADAFSDAAQEKLEAAGGEVVISERAQAEDDDEAESEQNED; this is encoded by the coding sequence ATGACGAGCAAAAAACGACGCCAGCGCGGATCGCGAACCCACAGCGGCGGTTCCCACAAGAACCGACGCGGTGCGGGCCACCGTGGTGGCCGCGGCCGTGCCGGGCGCAGCAAACACGAGTTCCACAACTACGAACCGAAGGGCAAACACGGCTTCAAGCGACCCCACGATATCCGCGAGACGGTCGCGGAGATCGACGTCCAGAAGCTAGACGAGGACGCGATCCTCTACGTCGCCGAGGACCTCGCCGAGGAAACCGACGACGGCTATCGACTCGACGCACGCGATATCGTCGAGGACGGCCACGAGGTCGACAAAGTGAAGGTCCTCGGGTCCGGTCAGGTCCGAAACACGCTCGAGGTAACGGCGGACGCCTTCTCCGATGCAGCCCAGGAGAAACTCGAGGCTGCCGGCGGTGAGGTGGTCATCTCGGAGCGTGCGCAGGCGGAGGACGACGACGAAGCCGAATCCGAACAGAACGAGGACTAA